The Algoriphagus halophilus sequence TGCTAGGTAATAGCTTGGGTCATCCTTTCTTTTTTCTTCCAGGAATTTCCGCATGGGCCAATGCGTATCAATGACATCCCAATGATCCGTATAGCTCTTGCTAAGCAACCAGTCCGAATAGTTGTCCAAGACATTTGCATAGGCTTCCCCTTTTGCAGGGTCATAAATTGGGGGAGTCAGGAAGACTCCTTTTGCTCCCATTGTTGAAATAGCATGGGCAAGCCAAAGGATACCGTCTTTGTATTTTTGAAACCGAAGGTCATCCAAAGGCTTATATATTCCATCGTTCATTCCATAATTGGCAAAGACCAAATCGGGTTTCAGCTGATTAAACACCCTGGATAATCTTTCATGCAAATCAGGGCGGGGAAAAGCACCTCCTGCATGCCCTTCCTCAGAAAGACCGGAAACCGTTTCGCTTGGTAATCCCAGGTTGATCCATTCTATGGAGGATTCTGGATGTTTAAGGCGATAATAGGTTTCTACATAGGTGATGTATTGTCCCGCATAGGTAATGCTGTTTCCTAAAAACAATACCTGTTTTGTTGATTTTGAAATCGGACTGGTTTCTTGGGAATTAGCCTGTCCAGAACATATCAGGAAGAATAAAATTAGGTGTAGCGCTTTCATACAATTACTTTTTTTCAGCGGCCGGGAAGCTATGTAGATTTTTGATTCTCCAGCCATATTCAGTTTTGAGGGCAACTACACTTTCAATCCAATGTATCTCACGAATTACTTCTCCATCTTTTAAAAACGTGGCGTAATTATGATAGACCGTATATCCCATATCCTGATCCACATGGGTTTCTATAAACTCAAATTTATTGGTCCGTATTCCGGAGTTTCGGCTTTTAGCGTTTGTCAATATGCCTTTAATGATATCCATGTCCCAGATTTCACCATTTTCCAATATTTTAATATCAGGAGTATAGAACTGATCTATTTGATCGAGGTCATAGGCAGAAAACAAGACATCGAATGATTCTTGGACTAAATTCTGGATTTGAACCTCATCAGTTGGGCCCTTTTCTTGGGCCATAACAGAATATCCAATTCCAAAAAGTAAGAGGACTAAACCTAGTTTTTTCATGTTATCTTGGGGTGTATCTGGTTTGAAGATAAAAAAATGCTGCTCCTTTTGAGAACAGCATTTTAAAATAATTTTTTAATGGATCCTCCTTATTGATCCGAGGCAGGAATGAATCGAGTACTAAGGTCTGGGGTTTCCATATCTTTATCTAGAGGGAACATGGGCCTGTTGATCCGCTTGTATCCCAATCGTTCTAGGTCTTGGTCCACACCTCCAGGAGTCAAAGCCATGACCCAATCACCTCTCATATCATAAAGTTCAGGAACTAAATACCCGATTTTCACCATCACGATATCGGCTTCCCTTGGCTTCAATCCCAATTCGGTGAAGTCACTCTCATTATGATAAGGCTTACGTTTTTTAGTGACGATCACATGGACTGAACCAATTCTCACTACTACTTCTACCTCTGCCGCCCGATCTCCTTCTTTGATGAATTCTACGGTACCTTTTAAGGGTACAGGTGGAGCAAAACGGTCATCTACTGCCGCACCGGCAGTTCCTTCAACTGTTCCTCCCACACCCACTTCCATTGCTTTTTCCACGAATTCAGGACCAGGAATGGATGCATAGATCAAAGTAGGGCCATCTGCTGATTTGAATTCAGGTCTTTTCAAAACTTCCGTAATCGTCCAGGTAACGTCCCCTGCACCACCTGCAGTAGGGTTATCGCCCATATCAGAAATCATATAGGGCTTTTTATCGCTTTCTAAGGCCATTTTTAAACTTTCGTCCAACGTGGCAACTGGGGCAACAAATTCAAATTCATTTCTAACCTCCCAAAAGCTATTCGCCAAATATTCTGCGGATTCAGAAACTTCTTTTTCATCATCACCGGTGACCATTACCACGGCATGGTTTCTTGGTTCATCTGCCCAGGCATAACCGATCCAAATGGCCGCATCGATCACTCCTTCTTTTTCTGTTTGGCTTGGGATTTTGGCATATAAGCTTTTTCCCGGATCGATTCGGGTACTGGTTTTTTCACCTGGAAGTAGAATGGGGACAGGAATCCATGCTTTATAAGCTGGTTTGCCTTTTCCACTTTCCAATCGATCGAGCAGGTTTTCTACCGCTCTTTGTTTGGATTCCAGGGCATCCTCATGAGGCGCCATTCTATAACAGGTGATCAAGTCGGTGTTTTTCGCAAGCCTTTGAGATACATTTCCATGCAAATCCATGGAAGTGGAAATTAAAGTTTCCGGTCCCACTACTTCGCGGACTTTCACAATGAAGTCTCCCTCCGGATCATCCAATCCCACTACACTCATTGCTCCGTGGATATCAAAAAACAATCCATCATAGGGTAAATTTTCCTGGAGCATTTCTAAGGTGACCCCGACCAATGAATCGTATGCTTCTCTAGTTACTATTCCTCCAGGAATGGCATGACCTCTTAACGTAGGAAACCATTCGGCCCTGTCTCTGTCTACTGAACCCGAATCCAAAAAAGGATAATAGCTGAATATTTCTTCTCCTACACGAGTTCTAAATGCAGCAGCATCACTTTGGGCAGGGGAGAAGGTACTGGATTCAATTGCCAATCCAGCAATCGCAATTCTGGGAAGTTTTTCCGAAGTCTCAGAACTGCTACATCCAAACACAAGAAACAACGCCAAA is a genomic window containing:
- a CDS encoding nuclear transport factor 2 family protein, encoding MKKLGLVLLLFGIGYSVMAQEKGPTDEVQIQNLVQESFDVLFSAYDLDQIDQFYTPDIKILENGEIWDMDIIKGILTNAKSRNSGIRTNKFEFIETHVDQDMGYTVYHNYATFLKDGEVIREIHWIESVVALKTEYGWRIKNLHSFPAAEKK
- a CDS encoding M81 family metallopeptidase translates to MRLSIFGLLALFLVFGCSSSETSEKLPRIAIAGLAIESSTFSPAQSDAAAFRTRVGEEIFSYYPFLDSGSVDRDRAEWFPTLRGHAIPGGIVTREAYDSLVGVTLEMLQENLPYDGLFFDIHGAMSVVGLDDPEGDFIVKVREVVGPETLISTSMDLHGNVSQRLAKNTDLITCYRMAPHEDALESKQRAVENLLDRLESGKGKPAYKAWIPVPILLPGEKTSTRIDPGKSLYAKIPSQTEKEGVIDAAIWIGYAWADEPRNHAVVMVTGDDEKEVSESAEYLANSFWEVRNEFEFVAPVATLDESLKMALESDKKPYMISDMGDNPTAGGAGDVTWTITEVLKRPEFKSADGPTLIYASIPGPEFVEKAMEVGVGGTVEGTAGAAVDDRFAPPVPLKGTVEFIKEGDRAAEVEVVVRIGSVHVIVTKKRKPYHNESDFTELGLKPREADIVMVKIGYLVPELYDMRGDWVMALTPGGVDQDLERLGYKRINRPMFPLDKDMETPDLSTRFIPASDQ
- a CDS encoding SGNH/GDSL hydrolase family protein produces the protein MKALHLILFFLICSGQANSQETSPISKSTKQVLFLGNSITYAGQYITYVETYYRLKHPESSIEWINLGLPSETVSGLSEEGHAGGAFPRPDLHERLSRVFNQLKPDLVFANYGMNDGIYKPLDDLRFQKYKDGILWLAHAISTMGAKGVFLTPPIYDPAKGEAYANVLDNYSDWLLSKSYTDHWDVIDTHWPMRKFLEEKRKDDPSYYLAKDGIHPGPTGHWLMAREILFFLGETEVSAYEEFSEAIENMPNSKGLLELISNKQAIQRDAWLRSTGHLRPGLNEGLPMEEAQKKISELEKQIQSLLN